Below is a genomic region from Streptococcus salivarius.
AATACTAGTTTGGTGAGCCAACCGGCTACAACTACAGCAAGCGACCTCCCAAGCCAAGGAACTTATGTCTACAAGGAACGTACAGAGGTTAAGAATCAACCTAAGGTTTCTGCCAAGGCTGAATTTTATGTAAATCCAGGGGATAGCGTCTTTTACGATCAAGTCGTGACAGCTGATGGTTACCAATGGATTAGCTACAAATCATACTCTGGTGTGCGTCGTTATGCTCCAGTGAAACCAGTTGCAGCTGGTAGTGGTAACGGTAATAGTGGTAATGGGGATGGCAAACCTTCTAATGGCGCTCAAGCCACAACAGGTGCTTTGAATATCCCAGCGACAGGAACTTACTACTTTACACGTGACACAAATATTAAGAAGGAACCAAAAGCAGATCTCAAACCTACTTTTGTTTTCGGCAAGGGTGACCATGTCATCTATGATAAAGTTTTGACAGCTGATAATCACCAATGGATTTCTTACCTTGGTTATGACTATGTTCGCTATTATGCCGATATTGCGACTTTGACACCAGCCAAAGCTGAAACACCAACTGTTAAACCAACAGAAACTAATCAAGCAAAACCAGAAACTACTGGTGCTGAAAAGCTTCCAGCAAGTGGTACTTATAATGTGACACGTAGCTTGAATGTTAAAAACGAACCTAAGGCTTCTGCAGATACACTTTACACCTTGGAAAAAGGCTACAAAGTGAACTATGACAAGGTATTGACTGCGGATAACCACCAATGGATTTCTTACATTAGTTACAGTGGTACACGTCGTTATGTGGATATTGCGGCTTTGAAAACGACTGAGTCTAAACCGGTGGCTCCTAAAGATGGGGTTAAACCTGCTCCAAAACCTGAACTTACGCCAGAGAAAACTACTGATAATTCAGAAGTGACAGAAGTACTTGAAATCCCAGACAAAGGGACTTATCACTTTAAGAAAACTGCTAATGTGAAATCTGAACCTAAAGTTTCCTCTAAGACTGAATTTACTTTCGAAAATGGTGATTCCTTGTCATATGATAAGGTTATGTTGGCAGATGGTCACCAATGGATTTCTTACAAGAGTTTTAGTGGTGCTCGTCGCTATGTTGATATTGCTAAAGTAGAGGTTAGTCAAGACAAAGCTGGTACTACAACAAGCGAGTCAGATCTTAAACCAAACCAACCGGTTGCTTCAGAGAATGTTAAACCAGTAGATAATAAGCCTATGGAAACCAAACCAGTCGATAAACCGGCTGAAAAACCAGCAGTGACAGGAGCTGATAAACTTCCTTCAAGTGGGCGTTACAACTTTACTAAGACTGTAGATGTTAAGGACGAACCAAAGGTGTCAGCCAAGACTGAGTTTGTTTTTATGAATGGCGATTCTGTCTTTTATGATAAGGTTTTGACAGCGGACAATCATCAATGGATTTCTTATGTCAGCTACAGTGGTAAACGTCGTTATGTTGATGTTGCGACTGTGAAAGTAACAACAAACAAGCCAGTTGAGTCTAAACCGACTGAAAATAAACTTACCGGTAAGCTTAACATTGAAAATATGACTGAAAATGGCTTTGATGTGGTTATTACTGAGGTTTCAGGTGCAGGTAAGGCTATCCAGGAAGTACTTGTTCCTGTCTGGTCTGACAAAGACGGTCAAGACGACCTCAAATGGCCATCTGCAAGTAAACAAGCAGATGGTAGCTACAAGACACATGTATCTATCAGCGATCACAAGAATAATCGTGGTGATTACACTGTCCACCTCTACTATAAGATTGATGGTAAACTTCAAGGTGTTGGTGGCACTCATACCAGTGTTCCAGTTCTTCAAGATCTTAGCCACCAATTGACCAATAACGGTTCTTACTACAGTGTTCGTGGTAAATACGATGATATTATCATTGTCAATAAAAAACATGGTCTTTCTAAGGACTATAACCCAGGTGAGAATCCTACAGCTAAAGCAGCTTTTGTTCGT
It encodes:
- the ldcB gene encoding LD-carboxypeptidase LdcB/DacB, producing the protein MKREKFLHEQQRFSIRKYSFGAASVLLGASLVFAGQALADEHHEVSTPSDASLRAISDSDAVTAADIFSGVATDGAASSEKASQVSTTSQTASETATSEATSEVSASTSQVADKTSESTVASSEATSGTNTSSETATNFDVSALTRAAVNTSLVSQPATTTASDLPSQGTYVYKERTEVKNQPKVSAKAEFYVNPGDSVFYDQVVTADGYQWISYKSYSGVRRYAPVKPVAAGSGNGNSGNGDGKPSNGAQATTGALNIPATGTYYFTRDTNIKKEPKADLKPTFVFGKGDHVIYDKVLTADNHQWISYLGYDYVRYYADIATLTPAKAETPTVKPTETNQAKPETTGAEKLPASGTYNVTRSLNVKNEPKASADTLYTLEKGYKVNYDKVLTADNHQWISYISYSGTRRYVDIAALKTTESKPVAPKDGVKPAPKPELTPEKTTDNSEVTEVLEIPDKGTYHFKKTANVKSEPKVSSKTEFTFENGDSLSYDKVMLADGHQWISYKSFSGARRYVDIAKVEVSQDKAGTTTSESDLKPNQPVASENVKPVDNKPMETKPVDKPAEKPAVTGADKLPSSGRYNFTKTVDVKDEPKVSAKTEFVFMNGDSVFYDKVLTADNHQWISYVSYSGKRRYVDVATVKVTTNKPVESKPTENKLTGKLNIENMTENGFDVVITEVSGAGKAIQEVLVPVWSDKDGQDDLKWPSASKQADGSYKTHVSISDHKNNRGDYTVHLYYKIDGKLQGVGGTHTSVPVLQDLSHQLTNNGSYYSVRGKYDDIIIVNKKHGLSKDYNPGENPTAKAAFVRLRDDMINQGLNVGRSYSGFRSYDYQKTLYDNYVSRDGQATADRYSARPGYSEHQTGLVFDLTDKSGNLLEDSRASQWLKDNAHNYGFIVRFQAGKEASTGYMPEAWHIRYVGKEAKDIHDSGLSLEEYFGIEGGDYAASSKPAESKPATTGAINLPATGTYTFTGRASIKAEAKVSSPELAYYDKGMSVNYDKVLTADGRQWLSYVTASGKRRYVDIAAAKAEAKPETKPVAKPANNPSLPESGTYTFTGRASIKAEAKVSSPELAYYDKGMSVNYDKVLTADGRQWLSYVTASGNRRYVDIAVAKTEVSQPAAKPSLPESGRYTFTGRASIKAEAKVSSPELAYYDKGMSVNYDKVLTADGHTWLSYVAASGNRRYVDIA